In Agrococcus jenensis, the genomic window TCGACGAGCACCGTGACCTCGCCGTCGACCTCCAGCTCGATCGCCCGCCGGCCGTGCGAGCACTGCGCCACCCCGCCGAGCCAGAGCCCGCGGCCGTTCGTGAACTCGACGCCCACGCGGTGCTCGCGCATGGTGCCGGCCTCGTCGACCTCGAGGATGCGGTCGCCGTGGATGTCGCTCCAGCGCAGCACGCGCTCGTCCGGCAGCCAGAGCGGGCCCTCGCTCCACGAGGCGCCCGTCGCCATCCGCTCGAGGGTCGCGCCGGGCGCGAGCAGGTCGTGGTCGGAGCCGTCTGCGTGCATGCCGCCGATGCAAGCACCCGCGCCTGCGCGGCGCCTGCGAGGGGCTCCGCCGGGTCAGTGGCGGGTCGGCCGGTAGGTGAGCTCGAGCGCGCGCCCGTCGAGCGTGCGCGATCCGAGCAGCTCGAGGTCGAAGTCGTCGGCGCCCTCGAAGATGCGGCCGTCGCCGGTGCGGCCCGTGACCACGGGGAAGACCGTGAGCTGCACGACGTCGACGAGCCCTGCGGCCATGAGCGCCCGGTTCAGCCGCAGGCTGCCGTGCGAGCGCAGCGGCACGTCCGACGCCTCCTTGAGCCGCGCCACCTCCTCGAGCACATCGCCGCGGGCGATCGTCGCGTCCTGCCAGTCGAGCGGCTCCTCGAGCGTCGACGAGACCACCGTGAGCGGCATCCGGCGCATGCGCGACACCCAGGCGTCCTCCTCCCACGTGCCGTCCGGCACCATCGCGACGAAGTCGCGGTAGGTGTTCGCGCCGAAGACCATCCGCTGCGGCGTGGCGAAGAGCGCCTCGCGGTGCTCGAGCAGCTCCGGGCCCTGCTTGCCCCAGTAGCCGCCCCAGTCGCCGTGGTGGGAGCCGTAGCCGTCGACGCTCGTGAAGACGTCGAACGTGTAGGTGGCGGTCATCGCGGTGCTCCTCGCCTCGGCGGGCCCATCGACGGGCCATCGACGGGCTCAGCTCGATCGTGCGGCGGATGCCGAGCCCTGTCAAGGCCGCAGGCCTCACCGCCCGCGGCGGCGCATCCGCTGCTGGGTAGCCTTGCCTCAGACCCCCGAGCCGTCCAGGAGGACCTCCGTGACCACTGCCAACATCGCCGTCGTCGGCCTCGCCGTGATGGGTTCGAACCTCGCCCGCAACCTCGCGTCCCGCGAGGGCAACACCGTCGCCGTCTACAACCGCACGACGGCGAAGACCGACGACCTCATCGCCGCGCACCCGGAGGCGGGCTTCGTGAAGGCCGCGACGATGCAGGAGCTCGCCGACTCGCTCCAGCAGCCGCGCACCGCCATCATCATGGTGAAGGCCGGACGTCCGACCGACGCGGTCATCGACGAGCTCGTGTCGGTGTTCGAGCCGGGCGACATCATCGTCGACGGGGGCAACGCGCTCTTCACCGACACCATCCGCCGCGAGGCTGCCGTGCGCGAGACGGGCATCCACTTCGTCGGCTGCGGCATCTCCGGCGGCGAGGAGGGCGCGCTCAACGGCCCGTCGCTCATGCCCGGCGGCACCGCGGAGTCGTACGAGACGCTCGGCCCGATCCTCACCGGCATCGCCGCGGTCGCCGAGGGCGAGCCGTGCGTGACGCACGTCGGCACCGACGGCGCCGGCCACTTCGTGAAGATGGTCCACAACGGCATCGAGTACGCCGACATGCAGCTCATCGCCGAGGCCTACGACCTCATCCGCCGCGGCACGGGCAAGTCGCCCGCCGAGATCGCGGAGGTCTTCGAGGAGTGGAACCGGGGCGAGCTCGAGTCGTACCTCATCGAGATCACCGCGGAGGTGCTGCGACAGGTCGACGCCGAGACGGGCCAGCCGCTCGTCGACGTGATCCTCGACGCCGCCGGCGCGAAGGGCACCGGCGCCTGGACCGTGCAGACCGCCCTCGACCTGGGCGTGCCGGTCTCGGGCATCGCGGAGGCCGTCTTCGCCCGCTCGCTGTCGTCGAAGCTCGACCAGCGCGCCGCCGCCTCCGACCTCCCCGGCCCCTCGGACGAGTGGCTCGTCGACGACGCGGACGCGTTCGTCGAGGACGTGCGGAAGGCGCTGTTCGCGTCGAAGATCGTCGCCTACTCGCAGGGCTTCGACGAGATCGTCGCCGCCGCCGAGGAGCACGGCTGGGACATCCAGAAGGGCGAGGTCGCCCGCATCTGGCGCGCGGGCTGCATCATCCGCGCGCGCTTCCTCAACGACATCACCGAGGCCTACGCGACGACGCCCGAGCTGCCCGCGCTCATCCTCGCCCCGTACTTCCGCGAGATCATGGGCCAGACCCACGAGGCATGGCGCCGCGTCGTCATCGCCGCGGCGCAGGCGGGCATCCCCTCGCCGGCGTTCTCGTCGAGCCTCGCCTACTACGACGGCCTGCGCGCCGACCGCCTGCCCGCCGCGCTCGTGCAGGGGCAGCGCGACTTCTTCGGCGCGCACACCTACCGCCGCGTCGACAAGCAGGGCACCTTCCACACCCAGTGGTCCGGCGACCGCACCGAGGTCGAGGCGGTCGACACGCACTGAGGCGTCGGTGCGTCAGGCCGGCCGCGAGTACTCGAGCTCCGGCCGGCCCTTCGCGCCGTAGCGCGGGCTGCGCTCGACGTCGCCGCTCGCCGCGAGGTGCTCGAGGTAGCGGCGCGCGGTGACGCGCGAGAGCCCGAGCGCCGCGGCCACCTCGGTGGCGGAGCGCGCGGCGCCGTCGGCGAGCAGCGCGGCGACCGCGTCGAGGGTGTCGCCCGAGAGCCCCTTCGCGAGGCCGGGCGCGTTCGTCGTGCGCAGCGCCGCGATCGCGCGGTCGACCTCCTGCTGGGTGATGCGGCCGGTGCCGTCCACGCGCTCGCGGTAGTCGCGGTACCGCTGCAGGCGCTCCGCGAGCGCGGCGAACGCGAACGGCTTGATGAGGTACTGCACGACGCCGACCGCGATGGCGTCGCGCACCGTCTCGAGCCCGCGCTCGGCGGTGACGGCGATGACGTCGACGAGGTGGCCCTCGGCGCGCATCCGCCGGCAGACGTCGAGGCCGTGCCCGTCGGGCAGCTGCATGTCGAGCAGCACGAGCTGCATCGGCACGCCCGCGGCGGCCGCCTCGCGCATCGCCTGCAGCGCGGCCGCCGCCGAGTGCGCGACGCCCGCGACCTCGAAGCCCTCGCAGCGCTGCACGTAGGCGACGTGCGCCGCCGCGGTGCCGCGCTCGTCCTCGACGATGAGCACCCGGATCACGGCGCCGCCCCCGGTCGCGGCAGCAGCACCGTGACGACGGCGCCCGCCGCAGCGGTCGTCTCGCCCGCCTCGCCGGCCCCGATCTCGATGGATCCGCCGAGCCGCTCGACCGTCTCGCGCACGATGCTGAGGCCGAAGCCGCGGCCGTGCGCGCCGGCCGGCTTCGTCGACCAGCCCGGCGCGAACGCGCGCTTGTGCTGCTCGGGCGCGAGCCCAGCACCGCTGTCGCTCACCTGCAGCACGATCGCGCCGGCGTCCTCGTCGAGGTAGACCTCCACCCACGCGTCGCGATCGCCCGACGTCGCGCGCGCGGCGCGCTCGGCGGCCGCGTCGATCGCGTTGTCGACGAGGTTGCCGAGCACGGTGACGAAGTCGACCGGGTCGATGCCGTGCGTGCCGGGCGCGAGGTGGGTCTCGACGTGCATCTCGACGCCCCGCTCGTGGGCCTGCGCGGCCTTGCCGAGCAGCAGCGCCGCGATCACCGGCTCCTCGTCGTCGCCGACCACGCGGTCGGCGAGGCGCTGCCCCAGGTCGCGGCCCGCCGTCGCGACCTCGAGCGCCCGGCGCGGCTCGTCGAGCTCGATGAGCGTCGCGACCGTGTGCATCCGGTTGCCGAACTCGTGGGTCTGGGCCCGCAGCGCGCTCGCGAGCGTGCGCACCGCGTCGAGCTCGCCCGTCATGCGCTGGAGCTCGGTGCGGTCGCGGATCGTGAGCGTCGTCGTGCCCGCGCGCGCCGTCTCGTGCCGCGCGACGACGAGCCAGCGCCCGCCGACGAGCACCTGGCCGCCGTCGCCGTCGAGGACGGCGCGCACGCCCGCGGGCAGCGGCGCGTCGGGCGGGATCGGCGTCGCGAGCTCGCCGAGGCCGAGCATCGCGCGAGCGCGGTCGTTCGCGAGCACCACGGCACCCGACTCCACGAGCACGAGCCCGTCGTCGACCGCGTGCAGCGCCGCCTCGTGGGCCGCGAAGAGGCGCGCGAGCTGCTCCGGACCGTGCCCGCCGGTCGCGCGGTCGAGCCGGCGGGCGAGCAGCCACGCCGCGAGCGCCGCGACGGCGAGCGTCGCGACGAGCAGCCCGCCGACGGCGAGCAGCCGCACGACGACGAGCGAGCCCACGCGCTCGATCGTGACGCCGGCCGCCACGAGGCCGACCACGCGGCCGTCGTCGAGCACGGGCGTCACGGCCCGCACCGATGGCCCGAGCGTGCCCTCGAAGACCTCGGTGAACGTCGAGCCGGCGAGCGCGGGAGCGGTCGTGCCG contains:
- a CDS encoding dihydrofolate reductase family protein encodes the protein MTATYTFDVFTSVDGYGSHHGDWGGYWGKQGPELLEHREALFATPQRMVFGANTYRDFVAMVPDGTWEEDAWVSRMRRMPLTVVSSTLEEPLDWQDATIARGDVLEEVARLKEASDVPLRSHGSLRLNRALMAAGLVDVVQLTVFPVVTGRTGDGRIFEGADDFDLELLGSRTLDGRALELTYRPTRH
- the gndA gene encoding NADP-dependent phosphogluconate dehydrogenase produces the protein MPQTPEPSRRTSVTTANIAVVGLAVMGSNLARNLASREGNTVAVYNRTTAKTDDLIAAHPEAGFVKAATMQELADSLQQPRTAIIMVKAGRPTDAVIDELVSVFEPGDIIVDGGNALFTDTIRREAAVRETGIHFVGCGISGGEEGALNGPSLMPGGTAESYETLGPILTGIAAVAEGEPCVTHVGTDGAGHFVKMVHNGIEYADMQLIAEAYDLIRRGTGKSPAEIAEVFEEWNRGELESYLIEITAEVLRQVDAETGQPLVDVILDAAGAKGTGAWTVQTALDLGVPVSGIAEAVFARSLSSKLDQRAAASDLPGPSDEWLVDDADAFVEDVRKALFASKIVAYSQGFDEIVAAAEEHGWDIQKGEVARIWRAGCIIRARFLNDITEAYATTPELPALILAPYFREIMGQTHEAWRRVVIAAAQAGIPSPAFSSSLAYYDGLRADRLPAALVQGQRDFFGAHTYRRVDKQGTFHTQWSGDRTEVEAVDTH
- a CDS encoding response regulator, with translation MIRVLIVEDERGTAAAHVAYVQRCEGFEVAGVAHSAAAALQAMREAAAAGVPMQLVLLDMQLPDGHGLDVCRRMRAEGHLVDVIAVTAERGLETVRDAIAVGVVQYLIKPFAFAALAERLQRYRDYRERVDGTGRITQQEVDRAIAALRTTNAPGLAKGLSGDTLDAVAALLADGAARSATEVAAALGLSRVTARRYLEHLAASGDVERSPRYGAKGRPELEYSRPA
- a CDS encoding sensor histidine kinase; its protein translation is MRGWWRSASIATRVFAQTAAILVLAAAVAFALLAVDARQEREREAALASQELALAMAATPTVRQAVTEAFDRYPADRGAAIAAATGAMQHYVEDVRMATRLDFVTVMHPDGTRYTHPDLAEIGREFLGTTAPALAGSTFTEVFEGTLGPSVRAVTPVLDDGRVVGLVAAGVTIERVGSLVVVRLLAVGGLLVATLAVAALAAWLLARRLDRATGGHGPEQLARLFAAHEAALHAVDDGLVLVESGAVVLANDRARAMLGLGELATPIPPDAPLPAGVRAVLDGDGGQVLVGGRWLVVARHETARAGTTTLTIRDRTELQRMTGELDAVRTLASALRAQTHEFGNRMHTVATLIELDEPRRALEVATAGRDLGQRLADRVVGDDEEPVIAALLLGKAAQAHERGVEMHVETHLAPGTHGIDPVDFVTVLGNLVDNAIDAAAERAARATSGDRDAWVEVYLDEDAGAIVLQVSDSGAGLAPEQHKRAFAPGWSTKPAGAHGRGFGLSIVRETVERLGGSIEIGAGEAGETTAAAGAVVTVLLPRPGAAP